From a single Rosa rugosa chromosome 7, drRosRugo1.1, whole genome shotgun sequence genomic region:
- the LOC133721721 gene encoding RNA polymerase II C-terminal domain phosphatase-like 4 — protein sequence NLMSFQKKKKLDRKLHLVLNLDHIFLTYTNLSDLTPEEEEFLETLADSQEVHKVQIPPKMKPMIIKFRPSLRNFLKEASGLFEIYAYTNAPRPLVWKIVELLDPRNEYFGRRVITPDYLCSTHEGKKCLNPVLGQESAVLVVDYNLCGWKRENRKNVQVVSKYSFFKKRSGQKRKRKSLCELKSDEGTECLVVLLRNLKRIHSRFFVDEVMFNRDVRMLLKIDWDPICEDGRLKLWKRTLSNCMQKKVMASLRQQKKIAGQSSRTTYVKEQVDNPSSSEVAGAAHVERSQARWIHPSWIDISIRLWQKGHVGKFPLILKDSEFTCSSCGCSSFWNTGISLGSERKQHMCPSEEASIDPSVERES from the exons aacttgatgtcctttcaaaaaaaaaaaaaacttgat AGAAAACTCCACCTTGTACTTAATCTAGATCACATCTTTCTGACTTACACAAATCTCAGTGATCTGaccccagaagaagaagaatttttggagaCTCTAGCAGATTCGCAGGAAGTTCACAAAGTGCAAATTCCTCCCAAAATGAAACCTATGATTATCAAGTTCAGGCCCTCTCTGAGAAACTTTCTGAAAGAGGCCAGTGGCTTATTCGAAATTTATGCATACACAAATGCTCCTCGACCTCTTGTGTGGAAAATTGTTGAGCTACTGGATCCCAGAAATGAGTACTTCGGTCGTAGAGTAATAACGCCTGACTATCTTTGCAGCACCCACGAAGGAAAGAAGTGTCTTAATCCTGTGCTTGGCCAAGAGTCTGCTGTTTTGGTGGTTGATTACAATCTATGCGGATGGAAGAGGGAAAATCGAAAAAATGTACaggtagtttcaaagtacagtTTCTTCAAAAAAAGGAGTGgccagaagagaaaaagaaagtctCTTTGTGAGTTGAAATCTGATGAAGGGACTGAATGTCTTGTAGTTCTTCTTAGAAATCTTAAACGAATACACAGCAGGTTCTTTGTTGATGAAGTAATGTTCAACAGAGATGTGAGGATGCTGTTAAAAATAGATTGGGACCCTATTTGTGAAGATGGTAGGCTTAAGTTGTGGAAGAGGACATTGTCAAACTGTATGCAGAAAAAAGTTATGGCGTCACTTAGGCAACAGAAGAAGATAGCAGGGCAGTCCTCCAGAACTACTTATGTTAAAGAACAAGTAGATAATCCATCATCGTCAGAGGTTGCAGGAGCAGCTCACGTCGAAAGGTCACAGGCTCGTTGGATCCATCCGAGttggattgacatatcaatccGTTTATGGCAAAAGGGACATGTGGGCAAGTTTCCTCTTATCCTCAAGGATAGCGAATTTACCTGCAGCTCATGTGGTTGCAGCTCATTTTGGAACACGGGAATCTCCTTGGGCAGTGAAAGGAAACAACATATGTGTCCATCGGAAGAAGCATCAATTGATCCCTCTGTGGAAAGAGAGTCCTGA
- the LOC133721672 gene encoding RNA polymerase II C-terminal domain phosphatase-like 4, protein MSIKRSLDSGAMEIGSDVDRESGRYEKSKMHKAEVNNKGTIIREIKGASASCLCDVCANFAVTFSFNNDEIEGLRKVNTHEMLHQRKLHLVLNLDHTLLTRAQLSDLTPEEEEYVKTLTMDHTLPLQDVFKVQDHPKMKPMIFKLRPFVRAFLKEASDMFEIYAYTNASRPLVWKMVELLDPRNEYFGRRVISREDFVSSYAGKKCLDLVLAQESTVLILDHKQETWMEQNKKNIVLMQKYRFFKERSEQNSEFKSHCELKTDEGVYLAVILQHLKLIHSRFFDDQVTCDNVIDRDVRKVLETLQGYVLKGCKIAFDPLQANKPRLWKMAEQLGAHCVEQLDPSVTHVVAAHVGTPESRWAVERNKFLVHPSWIEASNWMWEKSHEDKFPIIQDIRQQKMAEQLGTTCDEQMDLAATEVVVAHVGVPACSLQPCSVEESISLCNESTEDKFPVIEDGKFTCSTFGGSS, encoded by the exons ATGAG CATTAAGAGATCACTGGATTCTGGAGCAATGGAGATTGGTTCTGATGTTGACAGGGAGAGTGGCAGATATGAGAAGTCGAAAATGCACAAGGCAGAGGTTAATAATAAGGGCACAATCATACGAGAGATCAAGGGTGCTTCTGCTTCTTGTTTGTGTGATGTTTGTGCCAACTTTGCTGTGACATTCAGTTTTAACAATGATGAAATTGAAGGTTTGCGGAAGGTCAACACTCATGAAATGCTACACCAGAGAAAACTCCACCTGGTACTTAATCTAGATCACACCCTGCTGACTCGCGCGCAACTCAGTGATCTGAcccctgaagaagaagaatatgtaAAGACTTTAACGATGGATCATACTCTGCCTTTGCAAGATGTTTTCAAAGTGCAAGATCATCCCAAAATGAAGCCTATGATTTTCAAGTTGAGGCCCTTTGTGAGAGCCTTTCTGAAGGAAGCCAGTGACATGTTTGAAATTTATGCATATACAAATGCTTCTCGACCTCTTGTGTGGAAAATGGTTGAGCTACTCGATCCTAGAAATGAGTACTTTGGTCGTAGAGTGATATCGCGTGAGGATTTTGTTAGTTCCTATGCAGGAAAGAAGTGTCTTGATCTTGTGCTTGCCCAAGAGTCTACTGTTTTGATCCTTGATCATAAACAAGAGACATGGATggagcaaaataaaaaaaatatagtaCTAATGCAAAAGTATCGGTTCTTTAAAGAAAGGAGTGAACAGAACAGTGAGTTCAAGTCCCATTGTGAGTTGAAAACTGATGAAGGGGTGTATCTTGCAGTTATCCTTCAGCATCTGAAGCTAATTCACAGCAGGTTCTTTGATGATCAAGTGACGTGTGACAACGTTATCGACAGAGATGTGCGGAAGGTGTTGGAAACTCTTCAGGGGTACGTCTTGAAGGGATGTAAAATTGCTTTTGATCCTCTTCAGGCTAATAAGCCTCGGTTGTGGAAGATGGCAGAGCAGTTGGGAGCTCACTGTGTTGAACAACTGGACCCATCGGTCACACACGTGGTTGCGGCCCATGTTGGAACACCGGAATCTCGTTGGGCAGTGGAAAGAAACAAGTTCTTGGTCCATCCGAGTTGGATTGAAGCATCAAATTGGATGTGGGAAAAGAGTCATGAAGACAAGTTTCCTATTATCCAGGACATTAGGCAACAGAAGATGGCAGAGCAGTTGGGAACTACTTGTGATGAACAAATGGATCTAGCGGCTACAGAGGTGGTTGTGGCTCATGTTGGAGTACCTGCTTGTTCGTTGCAACCATGTTCCGTGGAAGAATCAATCAGTTTGTGCAATGAGAGTACTGAAGACAAGTTTCCTGTTATTGAGGATGGCAAATTTACCTGCAGCACATTTGGTGGCAGCTCATAG
- the LOC133720318 gene encoding uncharacterized protein LOC133720318, with protein MNFRSLDEFWAFYMSQHSKPSTRRLHFVGTLVSIIFLIISALFNWWLLIFVPLSGYGFAWYSHFFVEGNIPATFGHPFWSLLCDYKMFGLMLTGNMDKEIKRLGKRPVF; from the coding sequence ATGAATTTCAGGAGCTTAGATGAGTTCTGGGCCTTCTACATGAGCCAACACTCGAAACCATCGACAAGGCGTTTGCATTTTGTGGGGACCCTTGTTAGTATCATCTTCCTCATAATCTCGGCTCTGTTCAATTGGTGGCTTCTGATCTTTGTGCCTCTCTCTGGGTATGGATTTGCTTGGTACAGCCATTTCTTTGTCGAAGGGAATATTCCGGCGACGTTTGGGCATCCGTTTTGGTCTCTGTTATGTGATTACAAGATGTTTGGATTGATGCTTACTGGGAATATGGACAAAGAGATCAAGAGGCTTGGAAAGAGGCCTGTGTTCTAA